Proteins co-encoded in one Hymenobacter swuensis DY53 genomic window:
- a CDS encoding carboxypeptidase regulatory-like domain-containing protein, whose product MSHSIPACSARFLYLSAALGLTVLVAQPAQAQFQSSTSTTQSAMMVQLTGTVLSSTGQPLAGAAVGVEGKKLNSASANSEGSFLLTLPAGEPVVLLVSFPAHESQRVAIRNPATEKNLIITLQSTGKQTSKALRARQKKYKRTGE is encoded by the coding sequence GTGTCGCACTCCATTCCCGCCTGCTCCGCTCGTTTTCTGTATCTGTCGGCTGCGTTGGGCCTGACTGTTTTGGTTGCCCAGCCGGCCCAGGCTCAGTTTCAGTCCTCTACATCCACTACCCAGAGCGCCATGATGGTGCAGCTGACCGGCACAGTACTCAGCAGTACCGGGCAGCCGCTGGCCGGCGCCGCTGTAGGCGTGGAAGGCAAGAAACTGAACTCGGCCAGTGCAAATTCGGAGGGCTCCTTTCTGCTGACCTTGCCAGCCGGCGAACCGGTGGTGCTGCTGGTAAGCTTTCCGGCACACGAGTCACAACGGGTGGCAATCCGCAATCCGGCCACCGAAAAGAACCTGATCATCACTCTGCAGAGTACCGGCAAACAAACCTCCAAGGCACTGCGAGCCCGCCAGAAAAAGTACAAGCGCACCGGCGAGTAG
- a CDS encoding 4-alpha-glucanotransferase, whose amino-acid sequence MILRFTLPFRTAWGQRLVVCGSLPSLGQWNLDQALSLHYQSDFGIWTQEISLPDDQLGTVEYKYVLLDERDGGKHWEWGGNRTIGYDASLFTRIVLEDFWRAPALAENELHTAAFTQALMRRPARHTALATKPAHLSGSVVRFQLSAPRVDSDHQLCVLGSDPALGGWDAKKAIFLSDADYPTWCADVALEQPERAVQYKYGIWDPRMQQILQLEAGEDRHIPASQDQRTLRVKSDDQFRYATGNWRGAGVALPVFALRSRQGLGVGEFPDLKLLVDWAVTTGLKLVQILPINDTVATHTWVDSYPYAAISVFALHPQYLNLDAIAELQDEAARQELAQVREELNARDFVDYEPVMNAKWRFIKQLYQQEKKALLANPDFQLFRDEQKSWLMPYAAFCGLRDRFGTADFLQWPEEYRTPAVAAELTREDNPEFDEFGLHFFTQYHLDKQLLGAVEYARQRGVVVKGDLPIGIYRHSVDAWTQPELYHMHQQAGAPPDDFSVTGQNWRFPTYNWERMAEDGYQWWQQRMGHLARYFDALRIDHILGFFRIWEIPGHSVEGLLGHFSPALPLHRHEIEQRIGWFDYGRLCDPYIRWHLLQEIFHGQAQSVFDEFMEDAGHGVIRLKDHVRTQRQVEAVINEKIQHDPANTEHYTWLRTGLYKLINEVLFVPDDQQADFFHPRITLHLSRSFQELDEATRPRLRELYVDFFYRRHEDFWRRQGLVKLPAVRWATDMLICGEDLGMVPKSVPGVMKALGILGLNIQRMPSDSTVEFGHPNAAPYLSVVSPGSHDMSTVRGWWEEDREQTQKFFETILGHWGEQAPQYCEPWVAREVTVQHLHSPAMWAIFPLQDLVAMDNRLRREDPLAEQINVPANPTHFWKYRFHIPLEDLREEAGFNNEVQQLVNQSGRNKVY is encoded by the coding sequence ATGATTCTTCGCTTTACGCTACCCTTCCGCACAGCCTGGGGCCAGCGCCTGGTAGTCTGCGGCTCATTGCCCAGCCTGGGCCAGTGGAACCTCGACCAGGCCCTGAGCCTGCATTATCAGTCCGATTTCGGCATCTGGACGCAGGAAATCAGTCTGCCTGATGATCAGTTGGGTACCGTGGAGTACAAATACGTACTGCTGGACGAGCGGGATGGGGGTAAGCACTGGGAATGGGGCGGCAACCGCACTATCGGCTACGATGCCAGCCTGTTTACCCGTATTGTACTAGAAGACTTCTGGCGGGCCCCGGCCCTGGCCGAAAATGAGCTGCACACAGCCGCCTTCACCCAGGCTCTGATGCGCCGGCCGGCCCGGCACACGGCCCTGGCTACTAAGCCGGCCCACCTATCGGGCTCGGTAGTGCGCTTCCAGCTTTCAGCCCCCCGGGTTGATTCCGACCACCAACTGTGCGTACTCGGCTCCGACCCGGCCCTGGGTGGCTGGGATGCGAAGAAGGCCATATTCCTCTCGGATGCCGACTACCCAACTTGGTGCGCCGATGTGGCCCTGGAACAGCCGGAGCGGGCTGTGCAGTATAAGTATGGCATCTGGGACCCGCGCATGCAACAGATTTTGCAGTTGGAAGCCGGTGAAGACCGCCACATCCCGGCCAGCCAGGACCAGCGCACCCTGCGCGTGAAATCCGACGACCAGTTCCGCTACGCAACCGGCAACTGGCGCGGGGCGGGTGTAGCGCTGCCGGTATTCGCGCTGCGCAGCCGCCAGGGCCTGGGTGTAGGTGAGTTTCCCGACCTCAAGCTGCTGGTCGACTGGGCCGTAACCACCGGCCTCAAGCTGGTGCAGATTTTGCCCATCAACGATACCGTGGCCACGCATACCTGGGTGGACAGCTACCCCTACGCGGCCATTTCGGTGTTTGCCCTGCACCCGCAGTACCTCAACCTCGATGCCATTGCCGAGTTGCAGGACGAAGCCGCCCGCCAGGAATTGGCGCAGGTGCGCGAAGAGTTGAACGCCAGGGATTTCGTGGATTATGAGCCGGTGATGAACGCCAAATGGCGCTTTATCAAGCAGCTCTACCAGCAGGAGAAGAAAGCGCTGCTGGCCAACCCCGATTTTCAGCTGTTCCGCGACGAGCAGAAATCCTGGCTGATGCCCTACGCGGCCTTCTGTGGCCTGCGGGACCGGTTCGGTACCGCCGACTTCTTGCAGTGGCCTGAGGAATATCGTACCCCGGCCGTAGCCGCCGAGCTGACCCGCGAAGACAACCCTGAGTTCGACGAATTCGGCCTTCACTTCTTCACCCAGTATCACCTTGATAAGCAGTTGCTCGGCGCGGTGGAGTACGCCCGCCAGCGCGGCGTGGTAGTAAAAGGCGACCTGCCCATCGGTATCTACCGCCACTCGGTGGATGCTTGGACCCAGCCGGAGCTGTACCACATGCACCAGCAGGCCGGCGCCCCGCCCGACGACTTCTCGGTAACGGGACAGAACTGGCGTTTCCCGACTTATAACTGGGAACGAATGGCCGAAGACGGCTACCAGTGGTGGCAGCAGCGCATGGGCCACTTGGCCCGCTACTTCGACGCGCTCCGCATCGACCATATCCTGGGCTTCTTCCGCATCTGGGAGATTCCCGGCCACTCGGTGGAAGGCCTGCTCGGACACTTCTCGCCGGCCCTGCCGTTGCACCGCCACGAGATTGAGCAACGCATCGGCTGGTTTGATTATGGCCGCCTCTGCGACCCGTACATCCGCTGGCACCTGCTCCAGGAAATCTTCCACGGCCAGGCCCAGAGCGTATTTGATGAGTTCATGGAAGATGCCGGCCACGGCGTTATCCGCCTCAAAGACCACGTGCGCACCCAACGACAGGTGGAGGCCGTCATCAACGAGAAAATCCAGCACGATCCGGCCAACACTGAGCACTACACTTGGTTGCGAACCGGCCTGTACAAGCTCATCAACGAAGTCCTGTTCGTGCCCGATGACCAGCAAGCTGACTTTTTCCACCCGCGCATCACGCTGCACCTGAGCCGCTCGTTTCAGGAACTCGACGAAGCCACCCGTCCGCGCCTGCGCGAGCTTTACGTGGACTTCTTCTACCGTCGCCACGAGGATTTCTGGCGTCGGCAGGGCCTGGTGAAGCTGCCGGCCGTGCGCTGGGCCACCGATATGCTCATTTGCGGCGAAGACTTGGGCATGGTGCCTAAGTCGGTGCCGGGCGTGATGAAGGCCCTGGGTATCCTGGGCCTCAATATCCAGCGCATGCCCTCTGACTCCACCGTGGAATTCGGTCACCCCAACGCCGCGCCTTATCTGAGTGTAGTGAGCCCCGGCTCGCACGATATGAGCACGGTGCGCGGCTGGTGGGAAGAGGACAGGGAGCAGACGCAGAAGTTCTTCGAGACGATTCTGGGCCACTGGGGCGAGCAGGCTCCGCAGTACTGTGAGCCCTGGGTAGCCCGCGAAGTAACGGTGCAACATCTGCACTCCCCCGCCATGTGGGCCATTTTCCCGCTCCAGGATCTAGTGGCCATGGATAACCGCCTGCGCCGCGAGGACCCGCTGGCCGAGCAGATCAACGTGCCCGCCAACCCCACCCATTTCTGGAAGTACCGCTTCCACATTCCGCTGGAAGACCTGCGCGAGGAAGCCGGTTTCAACAATGAAGTACAGCAACTGGTAAACCAGAGTGGCCGCAACAAGGTGTACTAA